One window of the Cryptomeria japonica chromosome 7, Sugi_1.0, whole genome shotgun sequence genome contains the following:
- the LOC131064500 gene encoding borneol dehydrogenase, mitochondrial-like: MSTSVLQERLQGKVAIITGEAQGIGEATVRLFSKHGAKVIIADIADDAGHKLAESLSQSATYIHCDVSKEQDVRAAVDLAMEKHGKLDVMFNNAGTRDGHRNSVAEYEMEQFERTMNVNVKGVMHGIKHAASVMIPNRKGCIISTASVSGIMGGVTAYAYTASKHAIIGLTKNGAAELGKHGIRVNCVSPSLVATGLIMDYAGKGKDEVEAWGCSVGNLKGTILKAEDIAEAALYLASDESKYVSGHNLVVDGGQTVVNHDWGLYRP; this comes from the exons ATGTCTACATCTGTATTACAAGAAAG ATTGCAGGGAAAGGTTGCAATTATTACAGGCGAAGCACAAGGTATTGGAGAAGCCACTGTCCGCCTCTTCAGCAAACATGGAGCCAAAGTCATAATTGCAGACATCGCAGATGATGCTGGTCATAAGCTTGCAGAATCTCTCTCACAATCCGCAACCTATATTCACTGTGATGTGAGCAAAGAGCAAGACGTGAGAGCAGCAGTGGATTTGGCCATGGAAAAGCATGGAAAACTGGATGTTATGTTCAATAACGCTGGTACTCGAGATGGGCATCGAAATAGTGTTGCAGAGTATGAGATGGAGCAATTTGAACGCACCATGAATGTAAACGTAAAAGGAGTAATGCACGGCATTAAGCATGCAGCCAGCGTTATGATACCCAACAGAAAAGGGTGTATTATTTCAACAGCCAGTGTTTCGGGGATTATGGGTGGCGTTACAGCTTATGCTTACACGGCCTCAAAACATGCAATTATAGGCCTCACTAAAAATGGTGCAGCTGAGCTTGgtaaacatggtatcagagtcaactGCGTTTCTCCTTCTCTTGTTGCAACCGGGCTTATAATGGACTATGCAGGAAAGGGGAAGGATGAAGTGGAGGCGTGGGGTTGCAGCGTAGGTAACTTGAAGGGGACGATTCTTAAAGCAGAGGATATTGCAGAGGCTGCTCTTTATTTGGCCAGTGATGAATCTAAATATGTGAGCGGCCATAATCTTGTTGTGGATGGAGGTCAGACAGTTGTAAACCACGACTGGGGACTTTACAGGCCATAA